In one Pseudarthrobacter oxydans genomic region, the following are encoded:
- the murG gene encoding undecaprenyldiphospho-muramoylpentapeptide beta-N-acetylglucosaminyltransferase produces the protein MTSKTPSIVLAGGGTAGHISPLLAIAAALRSASPAAAILAVGTPSGMETRLVPAAGVELATIDRVPFPRKPSADLVRLPARLAGAVRQAGAILDKAAADVLVGVGGYVCTPMYLAARKRRIPIVIHEANARPGLANRVGALMTHRVAVAFANTPLRHATHVGMPMRSEISGLDRAAARTAAREALGLDPAQPALIVTGGSSGAQSINRTIAAAVDRLAGAGIQTLHITGRGKTVLDAAGNPLAADGYRQVEYIDGMELAYAAADVLLARSGAATVCEVAAVGVPAVLVPLPIGNGEQALNAAGLVAAGGALLVSDRDFTAEWVDKELVPLVTDRPRLAAMSASSYRLGIRNADQRMADLILEAVKA, from the coding sequence ATGACCTCCAAAACCCCTTCCATCGTCCTGGCAGGCGGCGGCACCGCCGGGCACATCAGCCCGCTGCTGGCCATCGCCGCCGCCCTCCGGAGCGCGTCTCCCGCTGCCGCCATCCTTGCCGTCGGCACGCCGTCCGGGATGGAAACCAGGCTTGTTCCGGCTGCAGGAGTGGAGCTGGCGACCATCGACAGGGTTCCGTTCCCACGGAAACCTTCGGCTGACCTGGTGCGGCTTCCCGCCCGGCTCGCCGGCGCCGTGCGCCAGGCCGGAGCCATCCTGGACAAAGCGGCTGCGGACGTCCTGGTGGGCGTCGGCGGCTACGTGTGCACGCCCATGTACCTGGCTGCCCGCAAACGGCGCATCCCCATCGTCATCCACGAGGCAAATGCCCGGCCGGGCCTCGCAAACCGGGTGGGTGCCCTGATGACCCACAGGGTGGCCGTCGCCTTCGCCAACACCCCTCTGCGCCATGCCACCCACGTGGGAATGCCGATGCGTTCCGAGATTTCCGGGCTGGACAGGGCCGCGGCGCGCACCGCCGCCCGGGAGGCCCTGGGCCTGGACCCGGCACAGCCGGCGCTGATCGTCACCGGGGGATCCTCCGGGGCGCAGAGCATCAACAGGACCATCGCCGCCGCAGTGGACCGCCTTGCCGGCGCGGGCATCCAGACCCTGCACATCACCGGGCGCGGCAAGACCGTCCTGGACGCCGCCGGCAACCCCCTCGCGGCTGACGGCTACCGGCAGGTGGAATACATCGACGGCATGGAGCTTGCCTATGCCGCGGCGGACGTACTGCTGGCCCGTTCAGGTGCGGCCACGGTATGCGAGGTTGCTGCGGTGGGGGTACCGGCAGTCCTGGTGCCGCTGCCCATTGGCAACGGCGAGCAGGCCCTGAACGCTGCAGGACTGGTGGCTGCCGGGGGCGCGCTCCTGGTCAGCGACCGGGACTTCACGGCCGAATGGGTGGACAAGGAACTGGTTCCGCTGGTCACGGACCGGCCACGGCTTGCCGCAATGTCAGCCAGTTCCTACCGGCTTGGCATCCGGAACGCCGATCAGCGGATGGCTGATCTCATCCTGGAAGCGGTGAAAGCATGA
- the murC gene encoding UDP-N-acetylmuramate--L-alanine ligase, producing the protein MNHAKIPALESLGRVHFVGIGGVGMSAVARIMVARGVPVSGSDAKDLPVMADLAAAGARIAVGYAAANLGDAQTVVAGSAIRPDNPELVAAREAGLPVLHRSEALAATMGGDTVVTVAGTHGKSTTTSMVTVLLQSAGLDPSFAIGANVPALGVNAAHGSSGIFVAEADESDGSFLNYRPRIAVVTNVEPDHLDHYGTAEAVYESFDRFTALLPADGVLVACADDAGALALAERTRQRGTTRVVLYGTGESADLLLHDGGPGDTAVSTPSGRYPLDLQVPGRHNALNAAAAFAVALELGVDPGIAAAALAHFSGASRRFELKGEARGVRVFDDYAHHPTEVRAALAAARSVAGDHKVHVLFQPHLFSRTREFAQEFADALNLADTALVLDIYPAREDPIPGVTSQLIADHLDEGGRLVAAGDAVALLAASAADGDIVLTAGAGDVTAYGPQIVEALRG; encoded by the coding sequence ATGAACCACGCCAAAATTCCGGCCCTTGAATCGCTGGGCAGGGTCCACTTCGTGGGCATCGGGGGCGTCGGCATGTCAGCCGTGGCCAGGATCATGGTGGCCCGCGGCGTTCCGGTCAGCGGCTCCGACGCCAAGGACCTGCCGGTCATGGCCGACCTCGCAGCGGCCGGTGCCCGCATCGCCGTCGGATATGCCGCCGCGAACCTTGGTGACGCCCAGACGGTTGTGGCCGGCTCGGCCATCCGCCCGGACAACCCGGAGCTTGTTGCGGCGAGGGAAGCCGGCCTGCCGGTGCTGCACCGGTCCGAGGCGTTGGCGGCCACCATGGGCGGCGACACGGTGGTTACCGTGGCGGGAACCCACGGCAAGTCCACCACCACCTCCATGGTCACCGTCCTGCTCCAGAGCGCGGGCCTGGACCCCTCGTTCGCCATCGGCGCCAATGTCCCCGCGCTCGGCGTCAACGCCGCCCACGGAAGCTCCGGGATCTTCGTGGCGGAGGCCGACGAGTCCGACGGATCCTTCCTCAACTACCGGCCCAGGATCGCCGTGGTCACCAACGTGGAGCCGGACCACCTGGACCACTACGGAACGGCTGAAGCGGTCTACGAATCCTTTGACCGGTTCACCGCGCTGCTGCCCGCCGACGGGGTGCTGGTTGCCTGCGCGGACGACGCCGGCGCGCTGGCCCTCGCCGAAAGGACCCGGCAGCGGGGCACCACGCGCGTGGTGCTTTACGGAACCGGAGAGAGTGCGGACCTCCTGCTGCACGACGGCGGTCCCGGCGACACAGCCGTCTCCACACCGTCGGGCCGCTATCCGCTTGACCTGCAGGTGCCAGGGCGGCACAACGCGCTGAACGCGGCGGCCGCCTTCGCTGTCGCCCTTGAACTGGGAGTTGACCCTGGCATTGCGGCCGCCGCCCTGGCGCACTTTTCCGGTGCCTCCCGTCGCTTTGAGCTCAAGGGCGAGGCGAGGGGAGTGCGGGTGTTCGACGACTACGCCCACCACCCGACGGAAGTCCGCGCTGCCCTCGCCGCAGCCCGCTCCGTTGCGGGGGACCACAAGGTACACGTCCTCTTCCAGCCGCACCTGTTTTCCCGCACCCGGGAGTTCGCGCAGGAGTTCGCCGATGCCCTCAACCTGGCCGACACCGCCTTGGTCCTGGACATCTATCCCGCCCGTGAGGATCCCATCCCGGGTGTAACCAGCCAGCTCATAGCCGACCACCTGGATGAGGGTGGCCGGCTGGTGGCGGCCGGGGACGCCGTCGCACTCCTGGCGGCTTCCGCCGCGGACGGGGACATCGTGTTGACCGCGGGCGCCGGTGATGTCACCGCGTATGGACCGCAGATCGTAGAGGCCCTGCGTGGCTAG
- a CDS encoding cell division protein FtsQ/DivIB produces MASTRRPTYTSTGRSGGGGGGGGDDVISASRSVPEPAPEKPQKPKKPRQPAKAVIRGFGRGNGKGNKAEAPAPSGTAGANVVAFPEPKGKRRKRNLLTAAGILVAVVAGLLATAIFSPVLAVHTISVSGTRLLTPAQVQAALEPLQGKPLPQVTDEEVARLLEPLVQVKSVSAQARPPSGLAVAVRERVPVALVKQGEQYQLVDVDGVQLAATADPASVSLPVIDGGAGTIGQDLFRATAAVLGALPADVLAKLSNASAQSVDAVELKLVDGQTIIWGNAGERELKAKVLAALLKVPADPKNPVRVYDVSVPRHPVTR; encoded by the coding sequence GTGGCTAGCACCCGCCGGCCCACCTACACCTCCACCGGCCGGTCCGGCGGAGGCGGTGGAGGTGGCGGGGACGATGTCATTTCGGCGTCCCGGAGTGTCCCCGAGCCTGCTCCCGAAAAACCGCAGAAGCCGAAGAAGCCCCGGCAACCCGCAAAAGCGGTCATCCGCGGTTTCGGCCGTGGCAACGGTAAGGGGAACAAGGCGGAGGCCCCGGCGCCGTCCGGGACAGCCGGGGCGAACGTGGTGGCTTTCCCCGAGCCGAAAGGGAAGCGGCGGAAACGGAATCTCCTGACGGCGGCGGGCATCCTCGTTGCGGTTGTGGCGGGGCTGCTGGCAACGGCCATTTTTTCCCCGGTCCTGGCTGTCCACACCATCTCCGTGTCCGGGACGCGCCTGCTGACGCCTGCCCAGGTGCAGGCCGCGCTGGAGCCATTGCAGGGGAAGCCATTACCGCAGGTCACCGACGAAGAGGTGGCCCGGCTGCTGGAACCGCTGGTCCAGGTCAAGTCCGTGTCCGCGCAGGCGAGGCCGCCGTCCGGCCTTGCCGTGGCTGTGCGGGAAAGGGTGCCGGTGGCGCTGGTCAAGCAGGGGGAGCAGTACCAGCTGGTGGACGTCGACGGCGTGCAGTTGGCTGCCACGGCCGATCCTGCCTCGGTGTCGCTGCCGGTGATCGACGGCGGCGCGGGCACCATCGGCCAGGATCTCTTCCGTGCCACGGCCGCAGTCCTTGGCGCCTTGCCGGCAGACGTGCTGGCGAAGCTGTCCAACGCCTCCGCCCAATCGGTGGACGCGGTGGAGCTCAAGCTCGTGGACGGCCAGACCATCATCTGGGGCAACGCCGGCGAAAGGGAACTCAAGGCCAAAGTGCTGGCCGCGCTCCTGAAGGTTCCGGCCGACCCCAAGAATCCCGTGAGGGTCTACGACGTGAGCGTGCCCCGGCACCCGGTGACCCGCTAA
- the ftsZ gene encoding cell division protein FtsZ, which yields MAAPQNYLAVIKVVGIGGGGVNAVNRMIEVGLRGVEFIAINTDAQALLMSDADVKLDVGRELTRGLGAGANPEVGKQAAEDHADEIEEVLRGADMVFVTAGEGGGTGTGGAPVVARIARSLGALTIGVVTRPFTFEGRRRAGSAEAGIDALRDEVDTLIVIPNDRLLSISDRNVSVLDAFRSADQVLLSGVQGITDLITTPGLINLDFADVKSVMQGAGSALMGIGSARGEDRAVKAAELAIASPLLEASIDGAHGVLLSIQGGSDLGLFEINEAARLVQEVAHPEANIIFGAVIDDALGDEARVTVIAAGFDDVKATSPSMDQSQPQVAPQRPAAPAAAPAPSQAPSAGSHQAHVQPVHAGVGAGLSNWGQQRPSAVPADSGFDVDLPSVVEPDLTGSHSDDLDVPDFLK from the coding sequence GTGGCAGCTCCGCAGAATTACTTGGCCGTCATCAAAGTCGTCGGCATCGGCGGCGGTGGCGTGAACGCAGTCAACCGCATGATCGAGGTCGGCCTTCGAGGTGTTGAATTCATCGCCATCAATACCGACGCCCAGGCCCTGCTCATGAGCGACGCGGACGTGAAGCTCGACGTCGGACGCGAGCTGACCCGCGGGCTGGGAGCAGGCGCCAACCCCGAGGTGGGGAAGCAGGCCGCCGAGGACCATGCGGACGAGATCGAGGAAGTCCTGCGCGGCGCCGACATGGTCTTCGTGACGGCCGGCGAAGGAGGCGGCACCGGCACCGGCGGCGCTCCCGTCGTCGCCCGCATCGCCCGTTCCCTGGGTGCGCTGACCATTGGCGTGGTCACCCGCCCCTTCACGTTCGAAGGCCGCCGCCGTGCGGGTTCCGCAGAAGCAGGCATCGACGCCCTGCGTGACGAAGTCGACACGCTGATCGTGATTCCCAACGATCGACTCCTGTCCATCAGCGACCGCAACGTTTCCGTGCTGGACGCCTTCCGGTCTGCCGACCAGGTGCTGCTGTCGGGCGTCCAGGGCATTACGGACCTCATCACCACCCCGGGCCTGATCAACCTCGACTTCGCGGACGTCAAGTCCGTTATGCAGGGTGCGGGCTCCGCGCTCATGGGCATCGGCTCCGCGCGCGGTGAGGACCGGGCGGTCAAGGCTGCCGAACTCGCCATCGCGTCCCCGCTGCTGGAGGCCTCGATCGACGGTGCCCACGGCGTCCTGCTGTCCATCCAGGGCGGTTCCGACCTCGGCCTGTTCGAGATCAACGAGGCCGCGCGGCTGGTGCAGGAAGTTGCCCACCCGGAGGCAAACATCATTTTCGGCGCAGTGATCGACGACGCCCTGGGTGACGAGGCCCGGGTGACGGTCATCGCTGCCGGCTTCGACGACGTCAAGGCCACTTCGCCCTCCATGGACCAGTCCCAGCCGCAGGTGGCGCCCCAGCGGCCCGCCGCTCCGGCCGCTGCTCCCGCCCCGTCCCAGGCGCCGTCCGCCGGCAGCCACCAGGCGCACGTCCAGCCTGTCCATGCAGGGGTAGGTGCAGGCCTCAGCAACTGGGGGCAGCAGCGCCCGTCCGCCGTTCCGGCTGACTCCGGCTTCGATGTGGACCTTCCCTCCGTGGTGGAACCTGACCTGACCGGCAGCCACTCGGATGACCTGGATGTCCCCGACTTCCTGAAGTAG